GGCGGGACTCGCGTGATTTTGTCCCGTTTTCATGGATCAGAACCAGTGCGCGCCGGGACCACATGTGAAGCCGCCGAAGGTCTTTTATCGGCGCGACCAGCCGAGACATCGGAGCAGAATTTCGGCGCTTACGGAATGTCCACGGAGCGGACCTTCATCGTTGCTCGGCCCTCGGGCTCGAAACGCTGTTTGATCCGGCCCATCAAGGCGTCGCGCAAGCCGCGATAGGCGGCGAGTTTGTGGTCTCGGGCGCCATCGACACAAGTGACGTCCGCGGTCGGCCAATATTCGACCGGCGTCGAGAGGTCGCGGGTCAGCTCCAACATGCGGTGATGGGCCTCGGGCGAGAGCGTCACGATCAGGTCGAAACGCGACAGGTCCACCTCGTCGAAGGTCCGGGCGACATGGTCCATCATGGCGACGCCGGCCTCGGCCATGACGCAGAGCGCGAAGCCGTCCATGTCCGCCGCGCGCAGGCCCGCCGAGGCGACTTCCATGGTCGACCGGAACAATTTGCGCGCCAGGCCCTCGGCCATTGGCGAGCGCGCGCTGTTCAGCGTGCAGGCGAATAAAACCGCGCCCGGACGCGAGGCCTCCATTTTCAGCCCTTCCAATGCAGCGCCGTGACCAGGGTGAAAATGCGCCGCGACGTGTCGAAATCGCAGTCGATCTTGCCGCGTAGGCGTTCGGCCAGCAATTGCGCCCCCTCGTTGTGCAGGCTGCGCCGGCCCATGTCGATCGCCTCGATCTGGGCGGGGCTCGCGTTGCGGATCGCCGCGTAATAGCTCTCGCAGATCATGAAATAATCCTTGAGGATGCGGCGGAAGGGCGTGAGCGACAGAATATGGACGACGATCGGCTCGCCGGCGTCGTCCCTGATGTTCAGCGCCAGTTTCGACTCATGCAGCGCGATGTGGAGCTGGTAGGGCCCGCCGGCATGGCCCGGCAGGCCGAAGCAATTTTCCTCGATCAGGTCATAGATCGCTATCGCCCGCTCATGTTCCTGATCGGGATTGCCGCGGCCGATCGAGGCCTCGTCGAGGGTGATGCTGAACAGCCGGTTTCGGCGCTGGCTGTCGAGGTGACGCATGTCTCATCCCTGGCCGAGGCCGGAGCCAAGTCGCATGGCCACGGACAGCGCATGGGCGTCGAGGCGCTCCGATTTTCCCAGCACCACCGCCGCCGGTCCGATCACCCTCAAGGATTCGGGCGAACATTTGAGCAGCGAGGTGCGCTTCATGAAATCCAGCACATTGAGGCCCGAAGAGAAACGCGCCGAGCGCGCCGTCGGCAGGACATGGTTGGAGCCGCCGACATAATCGCCGATCGCCTCGGGCGTGAAGGCGCCAATGAAGACCGCCCCGGCGTTGCGCACGCCCGCCGCCAGCTCTTCCGCATTAACGGCCATGATTTCAAGGTGTTCCGCGGCGATGCGGTCGGCAAGCGGCACGGCGTTTTCGAGCTTTTCGAC
This genomic interval from Candidatus Rhodoblastus alkanivorans contains the following:
- a CDS encoding low molecular weight phosphatase family protein; amino-acid sequence: MEASRPGAVLFACTLNSARSPMAEGLARKLFRSTMEVASAGLRAADMDGFALCVMAEAGVAMMDHVARTFDEVDLSRFDLIVTLSPEAHHRMLELTRDLSTPVEYWPTADVTCVDGARDHKLAAYRGLRDALMGRIKQRFEPEGRATMKVRSVDIP
- a CDS encoding UPF0262 family protein is translated as MRHLDSQRRNRLFSITLDEASIGRGNPDQEHERAIAIYDLIEENCFGLPGHAGGPYQLHIALHESKLALNIRDDAGEPIVVHILSLTPFRRILKDYFMICESYYAAIRNASPAQIEAIDMGRRSLHNEGAQLLAERLRGKIDCDFDTSRRIFTLVTALHWKG